The genomic interval AAACGGACCCGATACTCCTTTGTAAGCGCCACCCGACAAGGAACGCGGCATGCTCACGCTCATTCGATACGAACTGCTCAAGACCTTCCGCAAGCTCCGCACCTACATCGGTTTCGGCCTGATCCTCGTGCTCGTGCCGATCGCGTACTGGGGCATGTCGCTTGGCGGCGACGACATGGTGCGCGACATGACACGCGGCCTGCAGAAGGACTTCCTCTTCGTCGGATCCCTTTTCAACGGCTGGTTTGTCGCGAACCTGATGATGAACACGCTCTTTGTGCACATCCCCTTCCTGATCGTGCTGGTCGCGGGCGACATCCTGGCGGGCGAGGCCACGGGAGGCACGCTGCGCATCCTGCTGACGCGGCCGCCGGGACGCACGCGCCTGTTCGTCGTAAAAACCGCGAGCACCGTGATCTACACGCTCTCACTCGTCTTTTTCCTGGGCGGCTTCAGCATCGTGCTGGGCCTGCTGCTTTTCGGCAGCGGCGACCTGCTCTGGTTCTCGCAGGAAGGCATCGCGATTTATCCCGCGGCGGGCGTGGTGTGGCGCTTCATCCTCGCGTACGTCCTGGCCGCGTGGGCCATGTGTTCCGTGGCCGCGCTCGCGCTTCTTTTCTCGTCCTTTGTGGAGAATGCGATCGGACCGATCGTCGGCTCGATGGCCGTCGTGATTCTGTTTCTGATTCTCGGCAATCTGCCCTTCGAATTTTTCGAAGGTCTGCGACCGTATCTGTTCACGACATACATGGACGTCTGGGAGCGGGCCTTCGGCGATCCCATCGAATGGGACGTGATCGCGCGCAAGACGGCCATGCTCGGAATCTTTTTCGCCTTGTTCACGGGCGCCGCGTGGGCCATTTTCCGGCGCAAGGATGTTCTCTCCTGACCCGCAATAATCCGGAACCCGGCATGCAGCGTTTACACCGACCCGCACCCGTCCTCACAATTGTCCTTCTCGCCGCGGCGCTTCCCGCGCTGCGGGGACAGACCCTTCCGTCCGCCGCGACAGTCCTCGAAAACGTCCGCCGCGAATTCGACCGCGTTAAGGATTACAGCGCCGACCTGCAGGCGGTGGTCGACATGCCCGGAGTGAAGGCGCCGCCGATGGCCGCAAAAATCTGGTTCAAACAGCCTGACCGCGTCCACTTCGAGGCGAAGGGTTTTGCCATGCTTCCGCGCGACGCCATGTCGATGAATCCCCGCATGTTCAGCGAGGATCTCTACGATGCCGTTGTGCAGGGCGAGGAGACGGTGGACGGCGCTCGATGCCTGAAGGTGAAGCTGCTCGCAAAATCCGACACCCTGCGCCTGCAGCGCGCGATGCTCTTTGTCGATCCCGCGCGCTGGCTCATCGTGCGCATGAACACCGATCCGAATCAGGGCGGCTCGGCCGAGATAACCATCACGTATTCCTTCCTCGAGAACAAATATTTTCTGCCCTCGAAAGTAGTGCTCCGCATGCAGGCGATGGGCGGGATACGGATCGGCCCGAAGTCGAAGACCCCGGGGAAGGACGACACGGCGGAGAAAAAGAAACCCGCCACCATCGTCATGACGTACACGAATTATCGTGTCAACAAGGGAGTCTCCGACGAAATATTCACACGCGGCAAGGAGGATCGTCCATGAACCGTCTTATGTATTGCGCGGTGTTCCTGTTTCTCGCCGCCGCCGCGGCTGGCGCGCAGGAGATTGACGTCACACACTACTCGGCACGGGTGACTTTCGACCTCGCGGCGAAGACCATCGACGGTGACGCGGAATTACACATCACTCGCGCCGCGAATCCCGTGGTGCTGCATCTGCGCGACCTGACCGTGTCGTCGGTGACCCGGGATGGATCAGCGCAGCAGTTCGTTCAAAGCGACGGTGAACTGCGCGTCACACTTGCGCAGACGCCGGGCCCGGCCGACACAGTGGTGTTGCGCATCCTCTACGGCGGCGCGCCGACCAGCGAGTCGGGACCGTCCTCATGGGGCGGCTGTTTCTTCGGCGCAACGACGTTCTGCATGGGTGTCGGATTTTACGCCCCGTACGTTTCGACGATGCGGCACTGGCTTCCGTCGAACGACATACCCTCGGACAAGGCGACCTTCGATGTCACTTTCGTCGTTCCCGAGGGGCAGGTTGTTGCGGGCACCGGCCTGCTCGCGGAAACGGGTCCGGTGCAGGGTGGCGTCGCGTACCGATGGGTCGAGAATCATCAGACGGCGACATACCTCTTCACCTATGCGATAAGCGACTACGTGCGTCTCACAGGATCGTGGCAGGGAATCCCGACGGAGTATTATGTGCCGCGACGCGATTCCGCGAAGGGTGTGTCGCATTTCTCCTCCATTCCGAAAATGATGGAGGCCTTCACGCGGTTCTACGGACCGTATCCGTTCGACAAAATCGGCTACTGCATCACGCCGATCGGATCGATGGAGCACCAGACGATGATCAGCTACGCATCGCAGCTCTTCAGTTCCTCACCCGCCTCCTCCGTCGCGGCGCACGAACTTGCGCATCAATGGTGGGGCGACTGGGTGACACCGCGCACCTTCGCGGAGGCGTGGCTCAGCGAGGGTTTCGCGACTTTCAGCGAGGCGGTCTGGGCCGAGCATGTTTCGGGACGCGCGACCTACGACACACGCCGTCAGACTTTCGCGTCGAACTACCTGCGCTACGATGCGTCTCAGGAGGGTGTACATCCGTTGTACGACTTCCCCCGCACGCCGCCCATGTCGAATTATCCCTCGACGATTTACAACAAGGGCGCAGCGGTGCTCGTGATGCTGCGGTACGTGATGGGCGACAGCGCCTTCTTCCGGGGCATGCGCGGATTCGGCGCAGGACACGCCTATGGCAACGCGGGCACGGGCGATTTCCGCGCCGCGATGGATAGGGCCGCCGGCACGGATCTTTCGTGGTTCTTCGATCAATGGGTGTACAAACCCGGCTGGCCCAAGTACCGTGTCGGGCGTTACACCGACAGCACCGCGGCGCCGCTCCGTGTTCTCGTTCAGCAGTATCAGGACACGACAAAATATCCGGTGTTCCGCATGCCGGTAGATCTTCGCATCACGCACAGCGGCGGGCCCGCGATCATCGAACGCATCGAGGTGAGCCGCGGCTCGGAAGTATTCACCTTCCCCGCCATTCCCGCCAATACCGTGAGCAACGTCGAGCTGGATCCCTCGAATTACATCCTGAAGGAAAAAACATCCGTCGTGCTCAGCGCGCGCGAAGCGCCGACAACACGGCCCGAAGGATTGCTGCTCCACCCTGTCTATCCGCAGCCGTACACGTCGGGTCAGGGACCCACCGCAACAATGACCTTCGAATTGCGCGAAGCCGAGGCGCTGCGTGTGGAGATTCATGACACGCTGGGACGCCGTGTGTACACTCGGGCTTTGGGCGACTTCGATGCGGGTGTACACTCTCTCACACTTCCGCTGGCGACACTTGTCTCGGGCCATTATCTGCTGCGGGTTTCAGGAGCGGCGCACAGCGGTGCACAACAGATCATCGTCGGCAGGTGAAGAGTCTTCTGTTGAGACATCCGTTGCCGAAGGTCACAAATTTCTCCCCTGTATCCTTTTCGCTGTTGCGGGTGTCACTTCTCTG from Ignavibacteriota bacterium carries:
- a CDS encoding ABC transporter permease; the protein is MLTLIRYELLKTFRKLRTYIGFGLILVLVPIAYWGMSLGGDDMVRDMTRGLQKDFLFVGSLFNGWFVANLMMNTLFVHIPFLIVLVAGDILAGEATGGTLRILLTRPPGRTRLFVVKTASTVIYTLSLVFFLGGFSIVLGLLLFGSGDLLWFSQEGIAIYPAAGVVWRFILAYVLAAWAMCSVAALALLFSSFVENAIGPIVGSMAVVILFLILGNLPFEFFEGLRPYLFTTYMDVWERAFGDPIEWDVIARKTAMLGIFFALFTGAAWAIFRRKDVLS
- a CDS encoding T9SS type A sorting domain-containing protein; the protein is MNRLMYCAVFLFLAAAAAGAQEIDVTHYSARVTFDLAAKTIDGDAELHITRAANPVVLHLRDLTVSSVTRDGSAQQFVQSDGELRVTLAQTPGPADTVVLRILYGGAPTSESGPSSWGGCFFGATTFCMGVGFYAPYVSTMRHWLPSNDIPSDKATFDVTFVVPEGQVVAGTGLLAETGPVQGGVAYRWVENHQTATYLFTYAISDYVRLTGSWQGIPTEYYVPRRDSAKGVSHFSSIPKMMEAFTRFYGPYPFDKIGYCITPIGSMEHQTMISYASQLFSSSPASSVAAHELAHQWWGDWVTPRTFAEAWLSEGFATFSEAVWAEHVSGRATYDTRRQTFASNYLRYDASQEGVHPLYDFPRTPPMSNYPSTIYNKGAAVLVMLRYVMGDSAFFRGMRGFGAGHAYGNAGTGDFRAAMDRAAGTDLSWFFDQWVYKPGWPKYRVGRYTDSTAAPLRVLVQQYQDTTKYPVFRMPVDLRITHSGGPAIIERIEVSRGSEVFTFPAIPANTVSNVELDPSNYILKEKTSVVLSAREAPTTRPEGLLLHPVYPQPYTSGQGPTATMTFELREAEALRVEIHDTLGRRVYTRALGDFDAGVHSLTLPLATLVSGHYLLRVSGAAHSGAQQIIVGR